A window from Micromonospora profundi encodes these proteins:
- a CDS encoding nitroreductase family deazaflavin-dependent oxidoreductase, with the protein MSALGTLTRRVGHHRWFGAAARLLVPADRIVGRLTRGRVVALGLIPSLVITTIGRRSGKPRSNPLLYVPDGDAYVVIGSNWGQTQQPAWSLNLLAEPTAEVDVRGRRIPVRAVLATGAERDRLWQLLVTEWPAYRAYVERAGDREIRVFRLEPTGRGAPAEPRSAG; encoded by the coding sequence GTGTCTGCGCTCGGAACACTCACCCGTCGGGTCGGCCATCACCGCTGGTTCGGTGCCGCCGCCCGCCTGCTGGTGCCCGCCGACCGGATCGTCGGCCGGCTCACCCGGGGGCGGGTGGTCGCGCTCGGCCTGATCCCGTCCCTCGTCATCACCACCATCGGCCGCCGCTCCGGAAAGCCGCGCAGCAATCCCCTGCTCTACGTGCCCGACGGCGACGCCTACGTGGTGATCGGCTCCAACTGGGGGCAGACGCAGCAGCCCGCCTGGTCGCTGAACCTCCTCGCCGAGCCGACCGCCGAGGTCGACGTACGGGGGCGACGGATCCCGGTGCGTGCCGTGCTGGCCACCGGTGCCGAACGGGACCGGCTGTGGCAGCTGCTGGTCACCGAGTGGCCGGCGTACCGCGCGTACGTCGAGCGGGCCGGCGACCGGGAGATCCGGGTCTTCCGGCTGGAGCCGACCGGGCGCGGCGCGCCGGCCGAGCCGCGGTCTGCTGGCTAG
- the nusA gene encoding transcription termination factor NusA encodes MNIDLAALRALEREREIPFDTILAAIETALLTAYRHTDGAEPHARVEIDRKSGAALVYAQEMDSDGSLVREWDDTPHDFGRIAAMTAKQVILQRLREATDEVHFGEYVGREGDLVTGVVQAHETRIEKGIVSVDLGKLEGVLPQSEQVPGERYTHGERIRCVVVHVAKGMRGPQITLSRSHPALVKKLFALEVPEIADGIVEIGAIAREAGHRTKIAVRSTTAGVNPKGACIGPMGQRVRAVMSELHGEKIDIIDWSDDPATFVGNALSPAKALRVEVVDLAGRAARVTVPDFQLSLAIGREGQNARLAARLTGWRIDIRSDAEQVAPAARGGADQVPEPGGAISGS; translated from the coding sequence GTGAACATCGACCTCGCGGCGCTACGCGCACTCGAGCGCGAGCGGGAGATCCCGTTCGACACGATTCTCGCGGCGATCGAGACCGCGTTGCTGACCGCCTACCGGCACACCGACGGCGCCGAGCCGCACGCCCGGGTGGAGATCGACCGCAAGTCCGGCGCTGCCCTGGTGTACGCGCAGGAGATGGACTCCGACGGCAGTCTGGTGCGGGAGTGGGACGACACCCCGCACGACTTCGGCCGGATCGCCGCCATGACGGCGAAGCAGGTGATCCTCCAGCGGCTGCGGGAGGCCACCGACGAGGTGCACTTCGGCGAGTACGTGGGCCGCGAGGGTGACCTCGTCACCGGCGTGGTGCAGGCCCACGAGACGCGGATCGAGAAGGGCATCGTCAGCGTCGACCTGGGCAAGCTGGAGGGCGTGCTGCCGCAGTCCGAGCAGGTGCCCGGCGAGCGGTACACCCACGGCGAGCGGATCCGCTGCGTGGTGGTGCACGTGGCCAAGGGCATGCGCGGGCCGCAGATCACCCTGTCCCGGTCGCATCCGGCGCTTGTCAAGAAGTTGTTCGCGCTGGAGGTTCCCGAGATCGCCGACGGGATTGTGGAGATCGGCGCGATCGCGCGTGAGGCAGGTCACCGTACGAAGATCGCCGTACGCTCGACCACCGCCGGGGTGAACCCCAAGGGCGCCTGCATCGGCCCGATGGGTCAGCGCGTCCGGGCCGTGATGAGTGAGCTGCACGGCGAGAAGATCGACATTATTGACTGGTCGGACGACCCGGCCACTTTCGTCGGCAACGCGTTGTCGCCGGCCAAGGCGCTGCGGGTCGAGGTGGTGGACCTGGCCGGCCGGGCCGCCCGGGTGACCGTCCCGGATTTCCAGCTCTCCCTCGCCATCGGCCGGGAGGGGCAGAACGCCCGCCTCGCTGCCCGTTTGACCGGTTGGCGCATCGACATCCGCTCCGACGCGGAGCAGGTCGCGCCTGCCGCGCGGGGCGGAGCTGATCAGGTACCGGAGCCGGGCGGCGCGATCTCGGGCAGCTAG
- a CDS encoding YlxR family protein: MVRRAQPERTCVGCRKRAPASELLRVVAIGDEAGHSLRPDPFRRLPGRGANMHPDPACFALAVRRRAFGRALRVTEVLDHGVLAEHVDAPTTTSGQPDRARVASRVGRPT, from the coding sequence GTGGTACGACGCGCGCAGCCGGAGCGCACCTGTGTGGGTTGCCGGAAGCGTGCGCCGGCCAGCGAATTGCTGCGGGTCGTCGCGATCGGGGACGAGGCTGGTCACAGCCTCCGGCCTGATCCGTTCCGCAGGCTGCCGGGTCGGGGAGCGAACATGCACCCGGATCCGGCCTGCTTCGCGCTGGCGGTGCGGCGCCGCGCCTTCGGGCGAGCGCTGCGCGTCACCGAGGTCCTCGACCACGGTGTGCTGGCAGAGCACGTCGATGCGCCAACCACTACGTCCGGTCAGCCCGACCGGGCGAGGGTCGCTAGCAGGGTAGGACGACCGACATGA
- the rimP gene encoding ribosome maturation factor RimP has product MTQRGRATRSTGRPRDSGSRDSGPRDDAPRAPRGGAGPRGGGDLAARRTQLRTVIEPVVNDAGYDLEDLSVSRAGRRHVVRVIVDADGGIDLDAVADVSRAVSAALDAAEESGGDILAGEYQLEVSSPGVDRPLTLPRHWRRNVGRLVKVTVRGAVALPGQRAEPSAGRQLTGRVVGADDETVQLETDSGRDSLTYAELGPGRVQVEFTRLAELGEPDDTDVDDEFDDADDIDDSDDIDDEDDVEDEER; this is encoded by the coding sequence ATGACACAGCGTGGCCGTGCCACAAGGTCGACGGGTCGACCCCGCGACAGCGGTTCCCGCGACAGCGGGCCTCGTGACGATGCTCCCCGTGCGCCGCGCGGCGGGGCCGGCCCCCGCGGCGGCGGTGATCTCGCGGCGCGACGCACCCAGTTGCGGACCGTGATCGAGCCGGTGGTCAACGACGCGGGCTACGACCTGGAGGACCTGTCGGTCTCCCGGGCCGGACGCCGGCACGTCGTGCGGGTGATCGTGGACGCCGACGGCGGGATCGACCTGGACGCCGTCGCCGACGTCTCCCGCGCGGTCTCGGCCGCACTGGACGCGGCCGAGGAGTCCGGCGGCGACATCCTCGCCGGGGAATACCAGCTCGAGGTCAGCTCTCCGGGCGTGGACCGGCCGCTCACCCTGCCCCGGCACTGGCGGCGCAACGTGGGCCGGCTCGTCAAGGTCACCGTCCGGGGCGCGGTCGCGTTGCCCGGCCAGCGCGCCGAGCCCTCCGCGGGTCGCCAGCTGACCGGCCGGGTGGTCGGGGCCGACGACGAGACCGTGCAGCTGGAGACCGACTCCGGTCGCGACTCCTTGACGTACGCCGAGCTGGGGCCGGGCCGGGTGCAGGTCGAGTTCACCCGCCTGGCCGAGTTGGGTGAGCCCGACGACACCGACGTCGACGACGAGTTCGACGACGCAGACGACATCGACGATTCAGACGACATCGACGACGAAGATGATGTGGAGGACGAGGAGAGGTGA
- a CDS encoding ferritin-like domain-containing protein, producing the protein MRQPTAGEALAAALSAEYAAIYAYGRIGVRLTGAARDAARQAEASHRRRRDALVVQLSTTGGTVPPDRAGYALPFAVTDRASALRLAVEVEERTAAHWRAALASTTGADRDQALAALVEYAVRATRWRKTAGVAPLTVAFPGRPS; encoded by the coding sequence GTGAGGCAGCCGACCGCCGGGGAGGCGCTGGCCGCCGCCCTCTCCGCCGAGTACGCGGCCATCTACGCCTACGGACGCATCGGCGTCCGGCTCACCGGGGCGGCGCGCGACGCCGCACGGCAGGCCGAGGCATCGCACCGGCGCCGACGCGACGCGCTGGTGGTGCAGCTCAGCACCACCGGCGGCACCGTGCCACCGGATCGGGCCGGGTACGCGCTGCCGTTCGCCGTCACCGACCGGGCCAGCGCGTTGCGGCTGGCCGTCGAGGTGGAGGAGCGGACCGCGGCGCACTGGCGGGCCGCGTTGGCGTCCACCACCGGCGCCGACCGCGACCAGGCGCTGGCCGCCCTCGTCGAGTACGCCGTACGCGCCACCAGGTGGCGCAAGACCGCCGGCGTCGCCCCGCTGACTGTCGCATTTCCCGGTCGCCCGAGCTGA
- a CDS encoding PadR family transcriptional regulator, whose amino-acid sequence MSIRHGLLALLERGQMYGYQLRAAFEESTGSTWPLNIGQVYTTLSRLERDGLVRPLPESEAGQRPYEITDAGRTDLALWFATPISRNDRPRDELAIKLALALTTPGVDVRSVVQAQRSATMRALQELTRLKYASDRPEDLPWRLVLDSMVFQAEAEVRWLDHCESSLVRHRPSGPPPPLPGPGADGAPDAARWADEGARR is encoded by the coding sequence ATGTCCATCCGTCACGGGCTGCTCGCCCTCCTCGAACGCGGCCAGATGTACGGCTACCAGCTGCGCGCCGCATTCGAGGAGTCGACCGGGTCGACGTGGCCGCTGAACATCGGGCAGGTCTACACCACGCTGTCCCGGCTGGAACGCGACGGACTGGTGCGTCCTCTGCCGGAGAGCGAGGCGGGGCAGCGCCCGTACGAGATCACCGATGCCGGCCGGACGGACCTGGCGCTGTGGTTCGCCACCCCGATCAGCCGTAACGACCGCCCTCGCGACGAGTTGGCGATCAAGCTGGCGTTGGCGCTCACCACTCCAGGGGTGGACGTCCGCTCGGTGGTGCAGGCCCAGCGCAGCGCCACGATGCGGGCCCTTCAGGAGTTGACCAGGTTGAAGTACGCCAGCGACCGTCCCGAGGACCTGCCCTGGCGGCTGGTGCTGGACTCGATGGTGTTCCAGGCCGAGGCGGAGGTGCGCTGGTTGGACCACTGCGAGAGCAGCCTCGTCCGGCACCGGCCCAGCGGCCCGCCTCCCCCGCTGCCCGGCCCGGGCGCCGACGGGGCACCGGACGCGGCACGATGGGCCGACGAGGGGGCGCGCCGGTGA
- a CDS encoding FtsX-like permease family protein encodes MTLRRTTRTAGPVTDAPAAQPVPPRVPQGRRRFAELAGSWRAALRIARRESRRARRRTALVLAMIALPVLVLAFLAASYDMAELTAQEKIDRRLGVADAELRWFADTPIDQDEWGESWYPRNGDTEASSHPATAAEVSALLGPGSRFTELRGRMPLTVQSPEGDETFQARVLDLTDPLARGLVRFRSGRAPREPAEVAVSPAALRRLDVRLGAVLATADGMRAYTVVGVVEFPDDLGPIVALHPSAVPRNEPFLDSSWLVDVPGGVDAAMVARLNDNGVVVATRDHHGTGGWTRTWLGSVGPADSNDLSTGVLIAGLGLLEVVLLVGPAFAVGVRRRRRDLALVAVAGGDSAQLRRVVLADGVVLGVLGAAVGLLLGVAAAFAGRPLMEQYVFSARFGGYRCWPAALLVLAGVAVLAGVLAAVAPAWTAARQDVAAGLAGRRTPPTSRTRWLALGLVLAFGGAALAAYGATRTSAAVILTGLILGELGLVCCTPTLIGVLARLGRVLPLAPRIALRDASRNRAAAAPAICAVMAAVASSVALGGYLASDRVRQADTYQPMLPTGHLLVNPEHSTRRPTLAQVTAAAQETLGTAAVAPVQTVACAEAGHGYCDVTPLLPPAQVCPWQPGDVLSASQRRQARADPRCQFSETTRFGPWVQSWVDDGTAVPLLTGADPAATATAAEVLRAGGVVVTNRRYVHDGRVTVQMVPSDGGTPITADFPGYALPAFVGESRLLLSEPSARSLGLRVSSAGWVVGTATPPASQQQERFTAALRPFGPVSLSVESGAAPTDISPLLLLLAAAAGLITVGAAGIATALAAAEGRAELSTLAAVGAAPAVRRLLAICQAGVIAGLGSVLGIVAGLGTAAIVLFSVNRQYATDWPAPAPYPYVVPWPVLGVLVLVPLVAMLGAGLFTRARLPIERRLD; translated from the coding sequence TTGACCCTCCGCCGGACGACGCGGACAGCCGGCCCGGTCACCGACGCTCCGGCCGCCCAGCCGGTGCCACCGCGCGTACCACAGGGGCGGCGGCGCTTCGCCGAGCTGGCCGGCTCCTGGCGGGCGGCACTGCGGATCGCCCGGCGGGAGTCGCGGCGGGCGCGCCGACGTACCGCCCTGGTGCTCGCCATGATCGCCCTGCCGGTGCTGGTTCTGGCCTTTCTCGCGGCGAGCTACGACATGGCCGAGCTGACCGCGCAGGAAAAGATCGACAGGCGCCTCGGAGTCGCCGACGCGGAACTGCGGTGGTTCGCCGACACCCCGATCGATCAGGACGAGTGGGGTGAGAGCTGGTATCCCCGCAACGGCGACACGGAGGCGTCCAGCCATCCGGCCACCGCCGCCGAGGTGAGCGCGTTGCTCGGCCCGGGCAGCCGGTTCACCGAGCTACGCGGCCGGATGCCGCTGACAGTGCAGAGCCCCGAGGGGGACGAGACCTTCCAGGCCCGGGTGCTCGACCTCACCGACCCGCTGGCCCGGGGGCTGGTGCGGTTCCGGTCGGGAAGGGCGCCCCGGGAGCCCGCCGAGGTGGCGGTGAGCCCGGCCGCGCTGCGCCGCCTCGACGTACGCCTGGGCGCGGTGCTGGCCACCGCCGACGGGATGAGGGCGTACACGGTGGTGGGGGTGGTCGAGTTCCCAGACGACCTCGGCCCGATCGTGGCGCTGCACCCGTCGGCCGTACCTCGGAACGAGCCCTTTCTCGACAGCAGTTGGCTTGTGGATGTGCCCGGCGGTGTCGACGCGGCGATGGTGGCCCGACTCAACGACAACGGCGTGGTGGTGGCGACACGCGACCACCACGGCACGGGCGGGTGGACCCGCACGTGGCTCGGGTCCGTCGGACCAGCCGATTCCAACGACCTGAGCACCGGGGTCCTGATCGCCGGCCTCGGGTTGCTGGAGGTGGTGCTGCTGGTCGGGCCGGCGTTCGCGGTGGGTGTCCGCCGACGACGCCGGGACCTGGCGCTGGTCGCGGTGGCCGGTGGAGACTCCGCCCAACTGCGTCGGGTCGTGCTCGCCGACGGTGTGGTGCTGGGCGTGCTGGGCGCCGCCGTCGGGCTGCTCCTCGGAGTCGCCGCGGCGTTCGCCGGTCGTCCGCTGATGGAGCAGTACGTCTTCAGCGCCCGGTTCGGCGGGTACCGCTGCTGGCCGGCGGCGCTCCTGGTGCTCGCTGGGGTAGCGGTGCTGGCCGGGGTCCTCGCCGCGGTGGCGCCGGCCTGGACGGCCGCCCGCCAGGATGTCGCGGCCGGGCTCGCCGGTCGGCGTACCCCGCCGACGTCCCGGACCCGGTGGCTGGCCCTGGGGCTGGTGTTGGCCTTCGGCGGGGCGGCGCTCGCGGCGTACGGGGCCACCCGGACGTCGGCGGCGGTGATCCTCACCGGCCTGATCCTCGGCGAACTCGGTCTGGTGTGTTGCACGCCCACGCTTATCGGCGTGCTGGCGAGGCTCGGCCGGGTACTGCCGCTGGCCCCCCGGATCGCGCTGCGCGACGCCAGCCGTAACCGGGCCGCCGCCGCACCGGCGATCTGCGCGGTGATGGCCGCCGTGGCCAGCAGTGTGGCCCTCGGCGGGTACCTGGCCAGCGACCGCGTCCGGCAAGCGGACACCTACCAGCCGATGCTGCCGACGGGCCACCTGCTGGTCAACCCGGAGCACTCGACCCGGCGGCCCACGCTGGCCCAGGTTACCGCCGCGGCCCAGGAGACGCTGGGCACCGCCGCGGTCGCCCCGGTTCAGACGGTGGCCTGCGCCGAGGCGGGTCACGGCTACTGCGACGTCACCCCACTACTGCCGCCTGCGCAGGTCTGCCCCTGGCAGCCCGGTGATGTCCTGTCCGCGTCGCAGCGCCGGCAGGCACGGGCCGACCCGCGTTGCCAGTTCTCCGAAACGACGCGCTTCGGCCCCTGGGTGCAGTCCTGGGTGGACGACGGCACGGCCGTGCCGTTGCTGACCGGCGCCGACCCTGCGGCGACCGCCACCGCAGCCGAGGTGCTGCGCGCCGGTGGCGTGGTGGTGACCAACAGGCGCTACGTGCACGACGGCCGGGTGACAGTGCAGATGGTGCCGTCGGACGGCGGAACGCCGATCACCGCCGACTTCCCCGGGTACGCGCTGCCCGCGTTCGTGGGCGAGTCCCGCCTGCTGCTGTCCGAGCCCTCGGCCCGCAGCCTCGGTCTTCGCGTGTCCTCTGCCGGTTGGGTGGTCGGCACCGCGACGCCGCCGGCCAGTCAACAGCAGGAGCGGTTCACCGCTGCCCTGCGGCCCTTCGGGCCGGTGTCGTTGAGCGTCGAGTCCGGCGCCGCCCCCACCGACATCTCACCCCTGCTTCTCCTGCTCGCCGCGGCGGCCGGCCTGATCACGGTGGGCGCCGCCGGGATCGCGACAGCGCTCGCCGCCGCCGAGGGGCGTGCCGAGTTGTCCACCCTCGCGGCGGTCGGCGCGGCCCCGGCGGTACGCCGGCTGCTGGCGATCTGCCAGGCCGGGGTCATCGCGGGTCTCGGTTCGGTGCTCGGGATCGTGGCCGGGCTGGGCACCGCGGCGATCGTGCTGTTCTCGGTCAACCGCCAGTACGCGACGGACTGGCCGGCACCCGCCCCGTACCCGTACGTGGTGCCGTGGCCGGTGCTCGGCGTCCTCGTGCTGGTGCCCCTTGTGGCGATGCTCGGCGCGGGCCTGTTCACCCGTGCGCGGCTGCCGATCGAGCGACGGCTGGACTGA
- the infB gene encoding translation initiation factor IF-2 — protein sequence MAGKARVHELAKELGVESKTVLAKLKEMGEFVKSASSTVEAPVARRLRNAFVASTGAPAPAAPSAPASAPASTPSPTPSPTPGAPRVSAKPMPPRRPAAPAPGPKPKGPVPGAPQTVTPVAKPASAHDIEVAAAEARAAALKAEQEAAVKAAQAARQQQRDNPVRREPPADGGNRPGPRPGPAAMPPRPGSPAARPSTPAPGPGARPGGRPPARGAGNNPFGIQGGQQQRPPAAGAGGPRPNTPAGMPPRPSPNSMPPRPSPASMPSQRPAAGRPGPGGAGRPGGGAGRPGGGGGGFRGGPGGGAGGGGGGYRGGPGGGAGAGGGGGYRGGPGGGAGAPGGGFRPGGPAGGGGRPGAGGRGRGGGAAGAFGRPGGRPTRGRKSKKQRRQEFDNLSAPTMSSGAPRGQGQVVRLSRGASLSDFADKINANPGSLVQEMFNLGEMVTATQSCSDDTLHLLGEHLGFDIQIVSPEDEDRELLAQFNIDLDAEVAEERLVSRAPVVTVMGHVDHGKTKLLDAIRKANVVAGEAGGITQHIGAYQVHVPHEGEDRAVTFIDTPGHEAFTAMRARGAQVTDIVILVVAADDGVMPQTIEALNHAKAADVPIVVAVNKVDKPEANPDKVRQQLTEYGLVAEEYGGETMFVNVAAKPGIGIEELLEAVLLTADASLELTAPIDGPAQGVAIEAHLDKGRGAVATVLVQKGTLRAGDSIVAGGAHGRVRAMLDENGNQLTEAGPARPVMVLGLTAPPGAGDTFLAAADDRTVRQIAEQRQARRRAASFANSRGRATLETLMEQLKEGEKTSLNLILKGDVSGSVEALEDALFNLDIPEEVQLKVLDRGVGAITESNVMLASASSEPVTIIGFNVRASNKVREMADREGVEIRYYTVIYQAIEEIEAALKGLLKPEYEEVELGSAEIRDVFRSSKIGNISGCIVRSGIIRRNAKARLLRDGAVVADNLTITSLKRFKDDATEVREGFECGLTLGGYNNVQVGDVIETFEMREKARA from the coding sequence GTGGCAGGCAAGGCCCGCGTACACGAGCTTGCAAAAGAGCTCGGGGTCGAGAGTAAGACCGTTCTCGCCAAGCTGAAGGAAATGGGCGAGTTCGTGAAGTCCGCGTCGAGCACCGTCGAGGCGCCCGTCGCCCGACGACTGCGTAACGCATTCGTCGCGTCGACCGGTGCTCCGGCGCCGGCCGCCCCGTCGGCGCCCGCGTCGGCGCCGGCTTCGACCCCGAGTCCCACGCCGTCCCCGACCCCGGGCGCGCCCCGGGTCTCGGCCAAGCCGATGCCGCCTCGGCGGCCGGCCGCGCCGGCACCCGGTCCGAAGCCCAAGGGGCCGGTTCCCGGTGCACCGCAGACGGTGACCCCGGTCGCCAAGCCGGCGAGTGCCCACGACATCGAGGTGGCGGCCGCGGAGGCGCGTGCCGCCGCGCTGAAGGCTGAGCAGGAGGCCGCGGTCAAGGCCGCGCAGGCCGCCCGCCAGCAGCAGCGGGACAACCCCGTTCGCCGGGAGCCTCCGGCAGACGGCGGTAACCGGCCCGGTCCTCGGCCGGGTCCCGCGGCTATGCCGCCCCGTCCCGGTTCGCCGGCAGCTCGTCCGAGCACGCCGGCTCCCGGTCCGGGTGCCCGGCCGGGCGGTCGTCCGCCGGCGCGCGGTGCCGGTAACAACCCGTTCGGCATCCAGGGTGGCCAGCAGCAGCGGCCCCCGGCCGCCGGTGCGGGTGGCCCTCGGCCCAACACCCCGGCGGGCATGCCGCCGCGGCCGAGCCCGAACTCCATGCCGCCGCGGCCCAGCCCGGCGTCCATGCCGAGCCAGCGTCCGGCTGCCGGTCGCCCCGGTCCCGGTGGCGCCGGTCGTCCCGGTGGCGGCGCAGGTCGTCCCGGTGGCGGTGGCGGCGGTTTCCGTGGCGGTCCCGGCGGTGGCGCCGGTGGCGGTGGCGGCGGTTACCGCGGCGGCCCTGGTGGCGGCGCGGGTGCCGGCGGTGGCGGTGGCTACCGTGGCGGTCCCGGCGGCGGTGCGGGTGCTCCCGGCGGCGGTTTCCGTCCGGGTGGTCCGGCCGGTGGCGGCGGTCGTCCGGGTGCGGGCGGTCGCGGCCGTGGCGGCGGCGCCGCGGGTGCTTTCGGGCGTCCGGGTGGTCGGCCGACGCGCGGTCGCAAGTCCAAGAAGCAGCGCAGACAGGAGTTCGACAACCTGTCGGCTCCGACCATGAGCTCGGGTGCTCCCCGGGGTCAGGGTCAGGTCGTCCGGCTCTCCCGTGGCGCCTCGCTGTCCGACTTCGCGGACAAGATCAACGCCAACCCGGGTTCGCTGGTCCAGGAGATGTTCAACCTGGGCGAGATGGTGACCGCGACCCAGTCCTGTTCTGACGACACCCTGCACCTGCTGGGTGAGCACCTGGGCTTCGACATCCAGATCGTCAGCCCGGAGGACGAGGACCGCGAGCTGCTCGCGCAGTTCAACATCGACCTCGACGCGGAGGTGGCCGAGGAGCGCCTGGTCAGCCGTGCGCCGGTGGTGACCGTCATGGGTCACGTCGACCACGGTAAGACCAAGCTGCTCGACGCCATCCGTAAGGCGAACGTCGTGGCCGGTGAGGCGGGTGGCATCACCCAGCACATCGGTGCCTACCAGGTCCACGTCCCGCACGAGGGCGAGGACCGGGCGGTCACCTTCATCGACACCCCGGGTCACGAGGCTTTCACCGCCATGCGTGCTCGTGGCGCCCAGGTCACGGACATCGTGATCCTGGTCGTCGCGGCCGACGACGGTGTGATGCCGCAGACCATCGAGGCGTTGAACCACGCCAAGGCGGCCGACGTGCCGATCGTGGTCGCGGTCAACAAGGTCGACAAGCCGGAGGCCAACCCGGACAAGGTTCGCCAGCAGCTGACCGAGTACGGCCTGGTCGCCGAGGAGTACGGCGGCGAGACCATGTTCGTCAACGTGGCAGCCAAGCCGGGCATCGGCATCGAGGAGCTGCTCGAGGCCGTCCTGCTGACCGCCGACGCGTCGCTGGAGCTGACCGCTCCGATCGACGGGCCGGCGCAGGGTGTGGCCATCGAGGCGCACCTGGACAAGGGCCGCGGTGCGGTGGCGACGGTGCTGGTGCAGAAGGGCACCCTGCGGGCAGGCGACTCGATCGTCGCCGGTGGGGCGCACGGCCGGGTCCGGGCCATGCTCGACGAGAACGGCAACCAGCTCACCGAGGCTGGGCCGGCGCGTCCGGTCATGGTGCTGGGTCTGACCGCGCCGCCCGGCGCGGGTGACACGTTCCTCGCCGCGGCGGACGACCGCACGGTGCGTCAGATCGCCGAGCAGCGGCAGGCACGGCGGCGGGCGGCGTCCTTCGCCAACTCCCGTGGTCGGGCCACCCTCGAGACGCTCATGGAGCAGCTCAAGGAGGGCGAGAAGACCTCGCTCAACCTCATCCTCAAGGGCGATGTCTCCGGTTCGGTGGAGGCCCTGGAGGACGCGCTGTTCAACCTGGACATCCCCGAGGAGGTCCAGCTCAAGGTCCTCGACCGGGGCGTGGGCGCGATCACCGAGAGCAACGTCATGCTCGCGAGTGCCTCGTCCGAGCCGGTCACGATCATCGGCTTCAACGTGCGGGCCTCCAACAAGGTCCGTGAGATGGCCGACCGCGAGGGTGTGGAGATCCGGTACTACACCGTCATCTACCAGGCCATCGAGGAGATCGAGGCAGCGCTCAAGGGCCTGCTCAAGCCGGAGTACGAGGAGGTCGAGCTGGGCAGCGCGGAGATCCGCGACGTCTTCCGCTCGTCCAAGATCGGCAACATCTCCGGTTGTATCGTCCGGTCGGGCATCATCCGACGCAACGCGAAGGCTCGGCTGCTTCGGGACGGGGCGGTCGTGGCGGACAACCTCACGATCACCTCGCTCAAGCGGTTCAAGGACGACGCCACCGAGGTCCGCGAGGGCTTCGAGTGTGGTCTGACCCTGGGTGGTTACAACAACGTCCAGGTCGGCGACGTCATCGAGACCTTCGAGATGCGGGAGAAGGCTCGCGCCTGA
- a CDS encoding ABC transporter ATP-binding protein — protein MGRRGGAPVSDPDDAVLELRAVHRTHGTGPAAVHALRGVSLVVRPGELVAVMGPSGSGKSTLLALAGGLDRPTQGDVRVEGQRLGALDPRGLAQLRRRRIGYIFQQLNLLGSLSALENVALPLELDGVGGRKARTAALAALAEVGLPALADRFPDQLSGGQQQRVAIARALVGERRLVLADEPTGALDSQTGEAVLHLLRRRVDAGAAGILVTHEARHAGWADRVVFLRDGVLVDTTAPLGSVEQLLSGSDR, from the coding sequence ATGGGCCGACGAGGGGGCGCGCCGGTGAGCGACCCGGACGACGCGGTGCTGGAGCTGCGCGCCGTCCACCGCACCCACGGGACCGGCCCGGCGGCGGTGCACGCCCTGCGCGGGGTCAGCCTGGTCGTCCGGCCGGGTGAGCTGGTCGCCGTGATGGGTCCGTCCGGCTCCGGCAAGTCGACGCTGCTGGCCCTCGCCGGCGGCCTGGACCGCCCGACCCAAGGCGACGTACGGGTCGAGGGGCAGCGGCTCGGGGCGTTGGACCCACGCGGGCTGGCCCAGCTGCGCCGCCGCCGCATCGGCTACATCTTCCAGCAGCTCAACCTGCTGGGCAGCCTGAGCGCGCTGGAGAACGTCGCGCTTCCGCTGGAACTCGACGGTGTGGGCGGGCGCAAGGCCCGTACCGCCGCGCTGGCCGCGCTCGCCGAGGTGGGGCTGCCGGCCCTGGCCGACCGTTTCCCCGACCAGCTCTCCGGCGGCCAGCAGCAGCGGGTGGCCATCGCCCGCGCGCTGGTGGGCGAACGGCGGCTGGTGCTCGCCGACGAACCGACGGGGGCGCTGGACTCGCAGACCGGTGAGGCGGTGCTGCACCTGCTGCGCCGCCGGGTCGACGCGGGCGCCGCCGGCATCCTCGTCACCCACGAGGCGCGGCACGCCGGCTGGGCCGACCGGGTGGTGTTCCTGCGCGACGGGGTGCTCGTCGACACGACTGCCCCGCTGGGCAGCGTCGAGCAACTGCTGTCCGGCAGCGACCGTTGA